One genomic window of Nicotiana sylvestris chromosome 10, ASM39365v2, whole genome shotgun sequence includes the following:
- the LOC104237728 gene encoding uncharacterized protein, producing the protein MLSQMPVYAKFLKEILRKKRKIEETLVVKLTKNCSAILKNKLPQKCGDSGSFTIPCSLGTINIDKSLYDSGASINLMPLPIYRKLENKIGEIRYAPISLQLADQTSLTPEGIVEDVLVRVHKFVFAVDFIVINMEENKEVSLILGRSFLATGRAILDIHERKLMLRVGEETVTFKMDVVKGAQTDKLVVNVKWKVKGSKEKVAVSEKDKHGV; encoded by the coding sequence ATGCTCTCACAGATGCCTGTTTATGCTAAATTCTTGAAAGAGATCCTTAGGAAGAAGAGGAAAATAGAGGAGACCTTAGTGGTAAAGCTTACAAAGAATTGTAGCGCTATATTGAAAAATAAACTCCCACAAAAGTGTGGAGATTCAGGGAGTTTTACTATACCTTGCTCTTTAGGAACTATTAACATTGATAAATCCTTATATGATTCCGGCGCTTCAATTAATCTAATGCCTCTACCTATCTACAGGAAATTGGAGAATAAGATCGGGGAGATAAGGTATGCACCCATATCTTTGCAGCTGGCAGACCAGACGTCTTTAACACCCGAGGGGATAGTGGAAGATGTTTTAGTTCGGGTGCATAAGTTTGTATTTGCTGTGGATTTTATAGTGATAAATATGGAGGAAAACAAGGAGGTCTCCCTCATCCTAGGAAGATCATTCTTAGCAACGGGTAGAGCTATATTAGATATACACGAGAGAAAACTCATGCTTAGAGTGGGTGAGGAGACTGTGACTTTTAAGATGGACGTAGTAAAGGGGGCACAAACGGACAAACTAGTTGTGAATGTTAAGTGGAAAGTAAAGGGCTCGAAAGAGAAGGTTGCGGTGAGCGAGAAAGATAAGCATGGGGTGTAA